Proteins co-encoded in one Bremerella sp. TYQ1 genomic window:
- a CDS encoding DEAD/DEAH box helicase: MTQGDSFPTIKFRGQLRPSQVQVKEVAQQQLARGERQLHIVAPPGSGKTVVGLYLWAEMIKRPALVLSPNSAIQSQWAARTDLFETDRPMSMLVSTDPNEPQLLTSLTYQAVTLPRRGDEGLDHAAMSLWEDRLISKGQAQDPAEAKVWIRDLKKHNRDYYDERLSAYRKSVRDEAGLAGESFEMLHQSCLKTWQRLRDAGVGMLILDECHHLVGHWGRVLSDAMQYLDDPIVVGLTATPPDGDGKIPADFERYQQFLGPIDHDVPVPAVVRDGFLAPYQDLVYFVRPSEAELRFIAQADDHLQEILQDVCDKPSDDSSQEATTVEKNDAANGITANGNDEVHEVEEDELQLQHVGGTEAVYEEENPFDDLISVAELNEAKEPKQPEPTLPAPSSSPPETATVDDAPRVPSLVPWLAQTLETRQHATSTFKTWSSFHRRDPEFADAARVFLQTRNVKLPEEVPPVVIEVPLEEVPQIPVVIPVLDRYVRHALRRSANAEDRALAEKVIAGLRMLGVQITETGCQACASPVGRVLAYSSEKAKALAPILTAEMAALGDAIRAVVVTDFEKTSATISEVEHLLSSEAGGAIAAFRVLVSDSKLDELNPVLVTGSSVLVDDDLSPQFASAAKEWLANAGYDATLTFEQEVGFHVVSGSGRDWCPRVYVEMITDLFQRGLTKCLVGTRGLLGEGWDANKINVLIDLTTVTTSMTVRQLRGRSFRLDPQVPEKLADNWDVVCLAPEFSKGLDDYARFIKKHQNIFGVTDDAVIEKGVGHVHPALTDLRPELLEGSVRELNRDMLGRVTLRRETRDLWQIGTPYEGNPNHTLEMRIKGSPREEGGFPPFAGSKEPWSSESLVQAIGEAIARTMVELDLLKSAPEVVSKSRAGGYVRVLLEDASDDDSRTFVTALHEALGPLNRPRYIIPRKLKFVRTNWLSRMLPKVLGQYFEKTQDKTVMVHAVPNVLAKNKETVEIYERYWNEYVSPGFPVFALRGEGEDLMREALKKGMSPEGDFHEKEIFR, encoded by the coding sequence ATGACGCAAGGCGATTCGTTTCCCACGATTAAATTCCGCGGCCAGCTGCGCCCTTCTCAGGTTCAAGTGAAAGAGGTCGCACAGCAGCAGTTGGCTCGCGGCGAACGGCAACTGCATATTGTCGCGCCGCCAGGGTCGGGGAAGACGGTCGTGGGGCTTTATCTGTGGGCCGAGATGATCAAGCGACCGGCGTTGGTGCTCAGCCCGAACTCGGCCATTCAATCGCAGTGGGCGGCGCGGACCGATCTTTTTGAAACCGATCGTCCGATGTCGATGCTCGTCAGTACCGATCCCAACGAGCCGCAACTGCTGACGTCGCTCACGTATCAAGCGGTCACATTGCCGCGTCGGGGGGATGAAGGACTTGATCACGCGGCGATGTCGTTGTGGGAAGATCGACTCATCTCCAAAGGTCAGGCCCAAGATCCAGCGGAAGCGAAGGTTTGGATTCGCGACCTCAAGAAGCATAACCGCGATTACTACGACGAACGCCTGTCTGCGTATCGCAAAAGTGTTCGCGACGAAGCAGGTCTCGCCGGCGAATCGTTCGAGATGCTTCATCAGTCCTGTTTGAAGACCTGGCAGCGTCTTCGAGATGCCGGCGTGGGGATGTTGATTCTCGACGAATGCCATCACCTGGTCGGACATTGGGGCCGCGTTCTTTCTGATGCGATGCAGTATCTCGACGATCCTATTGTCGTTGGGCTGACGGCGACGCCGCCTGATGGGGATGGAAAGATTCCGGCTGACTTCGAGCGGTACCAGCAGTTCCTCGGTCCGATCGATCACGATGTGCCGGTGCCGGCGGTGGTGCGAGACGGGTTTTTGGCACCGTATCAAGACCTCGTCTACTTCGTGCGTCCGTCGGAAGCGGAGTTGCGGTTCATCGCTCAAGCCGACGATCACTTGCAAGAGATTCTGCAGGACGTCTGCGATAAGCCTTCCGACGACAGCTCGCAAGAAGCGACGACGGTCGAGAAGAACGATGCTGCGAACGGCATCACCGCGAACGGTAATGACGAAGTGCACGAAGTCGAAGAGGACGAACTGCAGCTTCAGCACGTTGGCGGGACCGAAGCGGTTTATGAAGAAGAGAACCCGTTTGACGATTTGATTTCGGTTGCCGAGTTAAACGAGGCAAAGGAACCTAAGCAGCCGGAGCCAACGCTCCCGGCGCCCTCCTCTTCCCCTCCGGAAACAGCCACCGTTGATGATGCGCCGCGTGTTCCCTCACTGGTGCCATGGCTTGCGCAAACGCTTGAGACGCGACAGCATGCGACGAGTACGTTCAAGACGTGGTCTTCCTTTCATCGTCGCGACCCTGAGTTTGCCGATGCGGCTCGGGTCTTTCTGCAAACGCGAAACGTTAAGCTTCCCGAAGAAGTTCCTCCGGTCGTGATCGAAGTACCGCTGGAAGAAGTCCCGCAGATTCCGGTCGTTATCCCGGTGCTCGATCGGTACGTGCGGCATGCCCTGCGAAGATCGGCCAATGCAGAGGACCGAGCATTGGCGGAAAAAGTGATCGCCGGACTTCGCATGTTAGGTGTGCAGATTACCGAAACCGGTTGCCAGGCATGTGCTTCGCCGGTCGGCCGGGTCTTGGCTTATTCCAGCGAAAAAGCGAAAGCTTTGGCTCCAATTCTGACAGCCGAAATGGCAGCACTCGGCGATGCGATTCGAGCGGTCGTGGTGACCGACTTCGAGAAAACATCCGCTACCATTTCCGAGGTCGAGCACTTGCTCAGCAGTGAAGCAGGCGGAGCGATCGCGGCGTTCCGCGTATTAGTCAGCGACTCGAAGCTGGACGAACTGAACCCGGTACTTGTCACCGGATCGAGCGTGCTGGTCGACGACGATCTATCGCCCCAGTTCGCTTCGGCGGCGAAAGAGTGGCTCGCCAACGCAGGTTACGATGCGACGCTGACGTTCGAGCAGGAAGTTGGCTTTCATGTCGTCTCAGGCAGCGGCCGCGATTGGTGCCCGCGCGTGTATGTTGAAATGATCACCGACTTGTTCCAGCGAGGTTTGACGAAGTGCCTTGTCGGAACGCGCGGGCTTTTGGGAGAAGGCTGGGACGCGAACAAGATTAACGTGCTGATCGACTTGACGACCGTCACCACAAGTATGACCGTTCGTCAGCTGCGGGGGCGATCGTTCCGTTTAGATCCGCAAGTCCCTGAGAAACTGGCCGACAACTGGGATGTCGTTTGTCTCGCTCCCGAATTCAGCAAAGGCCTGGACGATTACGCGCGGTTCATCAAAAAGCATCAAAACATCTTTGGCGTGACCGACGACGCGGTGATCGAGAAAGGGGTGGGCCACGTTCATCCCGCTTTGACCGACCTTCGCCCGGAACTGTTGGAAGGTTCGGTCCGCGAGTTGAATCGTGACATGCTTGGTCGCGTGACGCTTCGCCGCGAGACACGCGACTTATGGCAGATCGGTACGCCGTACGAAGGGAATCCGAATCATACGCTGGAAATGCGGATCAAAGGATCGCCGCGTGAAGAAGGAGGCTTTCCACCCTTCGCCGGATCGAAAGAACCGTGGTCGAGCGAATCGCTTGTCCAAGCAATCGGCGAAGCAATCGCACGGACGATGGTTGAACTCGATCTGTTGAAGTCGGCACCTGAGGTCGTGTCAAAGTCGCGTGCCGGCGGATATGTGCGTGTCCTATTGGAAGATGCGAGCGACGACGATAGCCGCACGTTTGTTACGGCGCTGCACGAAGCGTTAGGACCACTCAATCGACCGCGATACATCATTCCGCGGAAACTGAAGTTCGTCCGTACGAACTGGTTGTCGAGAATGTTACCGAAAGTATTGGGGCAATACTTCGAGAAGACGCAAGACAAAACGGTGATGGTGCATGCCGTGCCGAACGTCTTGGCGAAGAACAAAGAGACCGTCGAGATCTACGAGCGGTACTGGAACGAGTACGTCAGTCCTGGCTTTCCGGTGTTCGCACTGCGTGGCGAAGGAGAAGACTTGATGCGCGAGGCACTCAAGAAAGGGATGAGTCCCGAGGGCGATTTCCACGAGAAGGAAATCTTCCGGTAG
- a CDS encoding DUF1559 domain-containing protein — translation MTEPKPLVPNPEPTYEDNWRELWRILTAVMGIVALILLCGGFFMPTLGGHGGASRRASSMNNLKQVGLAIQLKANSDPRYRMPPVAIVDEAGNPLLSWRVLLLPEFDRPDLLEKFDLTKPWDSPENLPLIEQMPDIFASPYDRGSAREGKTPYKAITPDSSEWSTAWGQPGQRMRMNQFKDGQSQTMMVVEDLTDPVVWTKPEDITPSQYLKTIDHGEWSSKSFLVAFADGSVQMFIDPTAEEIQPMLYADDGKVAKK, via the coding sequence ATGACCGAGCCGAAACCTCTCGTGCCGAATCCGGAACCTACCTACGAAGACAATTGGCGGGAGTTGTGGCGGATTTTGACGGCGGTCATGGGAATCGTGGCGCTGATCCTCTTGTGTGGTGGGTTCTTCATGCCAACTCTCGGCGGGCATGGCGGAGCATCGCGTCGTGCTTCTTCGATGAACAACTTAAAGCAGGTTGGCTTGGCCATTCAATTGAAGGCAAATTCTGATCCACGTTATCGTATGCCGCCGGTGGCGATTGTGGATGAAGCGGGGAATCCGCTTTTATCGTGGCGGGTTCTTCTGCTCCCAGAATTTGATCGCCCTGATTTGCTGGAGAAGTTTGATCTCACCAAACCGTGGGACAGCCCCGAGAACTTGCCGTTGATCGAGCAAATGCCAGATATTTTTGCGTCGCCATACGACCGTGGCAGTGCCCGCGAAGGCAAAACGCCCTACAAAGCCATCACGCCTGACAGTTCCGAGTGGAGCACCGCGTGGGGGCAGCCTGGCCAGCGAATGCGGATGAACCAATTCAAAGATGGCCAAAGCCAGACGATGATGGTGGTGGAAGATCTGACCGATCCCGTCGTCTGGACGAAGCCAGAAGACATCACCCCGTCCCAATACCTGAAGACGATCGATCACGGCGAATGGTCAAGCAAGTCGTTCCTTGTCGCGTTCGCCGATGGATCGGTCCAAATGTTTATCGACCCGACGGCCGAAGAGATTCAACCGATGCTGTACGCTGATGACGGCAAGGTTGCCAAAAAATGA
- a CDS encoding DUF1559 domain-containing protein, protein MMNEANPFDSPSERGAEPDGKWVWKPTIVEMLVIAGIVFVLVMLLLPFPRSGVTPARRMLTQNHLKMVGLALLNYHDVYGTFPPAVVTDADGKPLYSWRVLILPFTEYQPLYEKFDLSQPWDSETNLPLVAEMPYFFESPYLDHRANVGKTPYLAIVDTQDERTVMRPYVGRPLSEVTDGTNETGVVVDFPQKAGIWTKPYDVSPQELLVRPTIEIKGQRGYPILRSDGSVYWICVEDASEVIPYLYCDDKITPDET, encoded by the coding sequence ATGATGAACGAAGCCAATCCGTTTGATAGTCCGAGCGAGCGTGGTGCGGAGCCGGATGGGAAGTGGGTGTGGAAGCCAACGATCGTTGAGATGTTGGTGATCGCCGGGATTGTCTTTGTGTTGGTCATGCTGCTGTTGCCGTTCCCGAGGTCTGGCGTCACACCGGCTCGGCGGATGTTGACGCAGAACCACCTGAAGATGGTCGGTCTCGCGCTGCTGAACTATCACGATGTGTACGGCACATTTCCTCCGGCGGTCGTGACCGATGCCGATGGGAAGCCGCTTTATTCGTGGCGTGTGTTGATCTTGCCGTTCACCGAGTACCAGCCGTTGTACGAGAAGTTCGACTTGTCGCAGCCGTGGGATAGCGAGACGAACTTGCCGTTAGTGGCGGAGATGCCGTACTTCTTCGAGAGCCCCTATCTCGATCATAGGGCGAACGTCGGGAAGACGCCCTACCTGGCAATTGTCGATACTCAGGACGAACGCACTGTGATGCGTCCCTACGTCGGCAGGCCGTTAAGCGAGGTGACCGACGGTACGAACGAAACTGGAGTGGTAGTCGATTTTCCGCAGAAGGCAGGCATCTGGACGAAGCCGTACGATGTTAGCCCGCAAGAACTGTTGGTGCGTCCGACCATCGAAATCAAGGGGCAGCGTGGCTATCCGATTTTGCGATCCGATGGTTCGGTCTATTGGATCTGCGTGGAGGATGCCAGCGAAGTGATTCCGTATCTGTACTGCGACGACAAAATCACTCCGGATGAAACGTAA
- a CDS encoding DUF1559 domain-containing protein: MSEPNPFDSPLPKPLPSDDRKWWWGLSPVEVVVVVFIILILLGLLLPAVNMPSRRPYSEAMHKLLTIGDALNAYHDEHGTLPPAVVTDADGKPLYSWRVLILPQLDQKNLYEQFNLDEPWDSETNRPLAQFMPYEYESRWVDSEAEPGTTACLAVVDRDGTRTLMRPQEGQSLDDFPNVRGKAPLVVHDYHHATIWTKPGDVSPFVLIRGAPINQNELPVYPLLLGSGSGVLVSKEDQDELRKYFALDVVAEQNAASE; this comes from the coding sequence ATGAGCGAACCGAACCCCTTCGATAGTCCGCTCCCCAAGCCATTACCGTCGGACGATCGGAAATGGTGGTGGGGGCTTTCGCCGGTCGAAGTGGTTGTCGTCGTCTTTATCATTCTGATTCTGCTAGGGCTGCTGCTTCCGGCGGTCAACATGCCATCTCGACGACCGTATTCCGAGGCGATGCACAAGCTGCTTACCATCGGCGACGCGCTGAATGCCTATCACGACGAGCATGGGACGTTGCCTCCGGCCGTGGTGACCGACGCCGATGGGAAGCCGCTCTATTCGTGGCGCGTGCTGATCCTACCGCAATTGGACCAGAAGAATTTGTACGAGCAATTTAATCTGGATGAACCGTGGGATAGCGAAACGAATCGGCCATTGGCCCAGTTCATGCCGTACGAATACGAAAGCCGGTGGGTCGATTCCGAAGCGGAACCTGGCACGACCGCATGCTTAGCCGTTGTCGATCGTGACGGAACACGAACGTTGATGCGACCACAGGAAGGACAGTCGTTGGACGATTTCCCGAATGTTCGCGGCAAAGCCCCGTTGGTAGTCCACGACTATCATCACGCGACGATTTGGACGAAACCGGGCGATGTGAGCCCTTTTGTGTTGATTCGGGGGGCTCCGATCAACCAGAATGAGTTGCCCGTTTATCCGCTGCTGCTGGGAAGTGGTAGCGGCGTGTTGGTCTCGAAGGAAGACCAGGACGAACTTCGGAAGTACTTCGCGCTGGATGTCGTTGCCGAACAGAACGCCGCCAGCGAGTAG
- a CDS encoding DUF1559 domain-containing protein, protein MNRETSSDKLNFWQRNKSLLVTSILVLLVLACVIGLLLPDGGHPRDFSRRVASRNNLKQIGLALHNYHDTYGTLPPAMVTDADGKPLYSWRVVLLPFLEQTNLYEAFHLEEPWSSEHNRALIEQIPEVYAGPFHPYSQEAEGKTPYRAIVDVRHGHSVLRPTTGRKFVEVTDGTSNSAVVIGAPSRLVEWTKPEDIDPFELLALTPIDDNELKGIQLLMADGSIRFVGQKDRGVLVGVVDCGDGRLPEEP, encoded by the coding sequence ATGAATCGAGAAACATCATCTGACAAGTTGAACTTTTGGCAGCGAAACAAAAGCTTGCTCGTGACGTCGATCTTAGTGCTGCTGGTATTGGCGTGTGTCATTGGGTTGCTGCTTCCCGATGGCGGCCATCCTCGTGACTTTTCTCGCCGCGTGGCTTCCCGGAATAACCTCAAGCAAATCGGTCTCGCGCTGCATAACTATCACGATACTTACGGCACCCTTCCGCCGGCAATGGTGACCGATGCCGATGGTAAGCCCCTTTATTCATGGCGAGTTGTTTTGCTTCCATTTTTGGAGCAAACCAACTTGTACGAGGCGTTTCACTTGGAAGAGCCGTGGTCCAGTGAACACAACCGAGCGTTGATCGAGCAAATACCAGAGGTCTACGCAGGCCCGTTTCATCCTTACTCTCAAGAGGCCGAGGGGAAAACTCCCTATCGAGCCATTGTCGATGTCCGTCACGGGCATAGCGTCCTTCGGCCAACCACGGGGCGCAAGTTTGTGGAAGTCACCGATGGAACGTCGAACTCGGCGGTGGTGATCGGCGCCCCGAGCCGCCTGGTGGAGTGGACAAAGCCGGAAGATATCGATCCTTTCGAGTTGCTGGCGTTAACACCGATCGACGATAACGAGCTAAAAGGAATTCAATTACTCATGGCCGACGGTTCGATTCGCTTTGTGGGCCAAAAAGATCGAGGCGTATTGGTCGGTGTTGTCGACTGCGGTGATGGCCGTCTTCCGGAGGAACCATGA
- a CDS encoding DUF1559 domain-containing protein has translation MQVPRRGNAKVVVLVIVVILAVMGVVCAGLAAVVLIPAFGQARIAAERMESTNNMKMIGLALHNYHDTYGSFPPAFIADEGGRPMHSWRVLILPFLEEQLMYDQYDFDQPWDSPHNLAVCQETPLAYQSAPIRNNAAPEMTSYLAVVGPNTAINSEKAVRIRDIVDGTSNTLAVVEDTTSPVPWNQPVDISPQAFLAGDLDAGYFNGANILMTDGSVRFFTQADKTMLAPMTTIGQGD, from the coding sequence ATGCAAGTCCCTCGTCGTGGCAATGCCAAAGTTGTTGTGCTGGTAATCGTCGTTATTCTGGCCGTGATGGGGGTCGTATGTGCCGGCCTGGCCGCGGTCGTCTTGATTCCTGCGTTTGGCCAAGCACGCATTGCAGCCGAGCGAATGGAATCGACCAACAACATGAAGATGATCGGTCTGGCCCTGCATAACTATCACGATACGTACGGTTCGTTTCCGCCCGCTTTCATTGCGGACGAAGGGGGCCGTCCGATGCACTCGTGGCGTGTGCTGATCCTTCCATTCTTGGAAGAGCAGTTGATGTACGATCAATACGACTTCGACCAGCCGTGGGACAGCCCGCACAATTTGGCCGTTTGCCAAGAGACGCCGTTGGCGTACCAAAGTGCTCCGATTCGAAACAACGCCGCCCCTGAGATGACCAGTTACCTGGCCGTGGTTGGTCCGAATACGGCGATCAATTCCGAAAAAGCAGTCCGCATCCGCGATATCGTTGACGGCACATCCAATACGTTAGCCGTCGTCGAAGACACGACCAGCCCAGTGCCGTGGAACCAACCGGTCGATATTTCGCCACAAGCGTTTCTCGCTGGCGACCTCGACGCGGGCTACTTCAACGGGGCGAACATCTTGATGACCGACGGCTCAGTCCGTTTCTTTACCCAGGCCGACAAAACGATGCTGGCGCCGATGACGACGATCGGTCAGGGTGACTAA
- a CDS encoding DUF1559 domain-containing protein — protein sequence MNDNASQSAYPRKGCLAGWIFAFVVTPLLVAGLVFLVAIPWLRIRNERAAQQLHNVAVALHNYHDTYRKFPASRYDSDDGTPRTSWRAMLISQQSKEQGVDAYDFNEAWDSEKNFPLSKRTPELFKSPLSDCSGGKTPFVVVVGERTIFPANRNLSFAATTDGTANTIMVVADYENPVTWSEPIDLTLEQFLERYSGENADTLLHVAMIDSNVFAFREIPAAELQAMVERNDGIVVEFDEYVTDR from the coding sequence ATGAACGACAACGCTTCCCAGTCAGCGTACCCACGGAAGGGATGCCTGGCCGGTTGGATTTTTGCTTTCGTGGTAACGCCCCTGTTGGTGGCGGGACTCGTCTTTCTCGTGGCGATCCCTTGGCTGCGGATCCGAAACGAGCGCGCCGCCCAGCAGTTGCATAACGTCGCCGTGGCTCTGCACAACTATCACGACACTTATCGAAAGTTTCCCGCGTCTCGATACGACAGCGACGATGGGACCCCGCGGACGTCATGGCGAGCGATGTTGATCTCGCAACAGAGTAAGGAACAGGGCGTTGATGCGTACGACTTCAACGAAGCGTGGGACAGCGAAAAGAACTTTCCTCTTTCCAAGCGGACTCCGGAACTGTTCAAGTCACCACTGAGCGATTGCTCTGGCGGAAAGACCCCGTTTGTTGTCGTGGTAGGTGAGCGAACGATTTTTCCTGCGAACCGCAATCTCAGTTTCGCGGCGACAACTGATGGAACGGCCAACACGATCATGGTCGTCGCCGACTACGAGAACCCCGTCACGTGGAGCGAGCCGATCGACTTGACGTTGGAGCAGTTTCTGGAGCGATACAGTGGCGAGAACGCTGACACGCTGCTTCATGTGGCGATGATCGACAGCAACGTGTTTGCGTTTCGCGAAATTCCCGCCGCCGAGCTTCAGGCCATGGTGGAACGCAACGATGGGATAGTCGTCGAATTTGACGAGTACGTGACCGATCGCTAA
- a CDS encoding DUF1559 domain-containing protein, translating into MIAIAAIGLVCAFLGWLGRSMIDAREQAIDMTQCGRMHKIRQALLEYEFAHGAFPPVYTVDEFGMPSTSWRVLILPFMEESGLLQQYDQSQPWDSPTNAPLIAQIPDCYEPRYGNQANAEGLTPFVAVTGNGTLFDSPATIDDHWNSSRKHEAIVICNNRRMVPWTKPDDCSLKEFQAILKSLKEPDSSLWVFCLDQIEIAKPIHGELADST; encoded by the coding sequence ATGATCGCGATCGCTGCCATCGGCTTGGTTTGTGCATTTCTTGGTTGGCTTGGGCGTTCCATGATAGATGCCCGAGAGCAAGCAATCGATATGACGCAATGCGGCCGGATGCACAAAATTCGTCAGGCTCTTCTCGAATATGAGTTTGCCCACGGTGCGTTTCCTCCGGTCTATACGGTCGACGAGTTTGGAATGCCATCAACGTCTTGGCGCGTCCTTATTTTGCCTTTTATGGAAGAGAGTGGTTTGCTGCAGCAGTACGATCAATCGCAGCCCTGGGACAGTCCGACCAATGCTCCGCTGATCGCTCAAATTCCTGACTGCTACGAACCTCGGTACGGTAATCAGGCAAACGCCGAAGGGCTCACTCCGTTTGTCGCCGTCACCGGCAACGGTACGCTCTTCGACAGCCCGGCAACGATCGATGACCACTGGAACTCTTCCCGTAAGCACGAAGCAATCGTCATCTGCAACAATCGCCGCATGGTTCCCTGGACAAAACCAGACGACTGCTCGCTCAAGGAGTTTCAGGCCATCCTGAAATCACTGAAGGAACCAGACTCCAGCTTGTGGGTGTTCTGTCTCGATCAAATCGAAATCGCCAAGCCGATCCATGGCGAACTGGCAGACTCTACTTGA
- a CDS encoding DUF1559 domain-containing protein, which yields MSWSRRGNVKVVIIVIMIVLGVLGLLCAGVMALAFPALVQARLAARRANSQNNLKQIGLALHNYHDTFGTLPPAYIPDEDGKPMHSWRVLILPFMEQGAAYDRYDFSQPWDSPQNLELAKMLEPYMYTSFASDDDVESGMTPIVALAGPDTMITTENAAAFRDVTNGISNTICVVELPGQEVYWSEPIDVAPDVFLKQDFDDNNYQGVNVLMGDASVRFLQNSDKPEVGDMLSRTSE from the coding sequence ATGTCGTGGTCGCGTCGTGGAAATGTCAAGGTCGTCATCATTGTTATCATGATTGTCTTGGGAGTGTTAGGGTTGCTATGTGCTGGGGTGATGGCGCTTGCCTTCCCGGCATTGGTTCAGGCTCGATTGGCAGCCCGGCGAGCCAACTCGCAAAATAACCTGAAGCAGATCGGCCTCGCGCTGCATAATTATCACGACACCTTCGGCACGCTTCCGCCGGCTTACATCCCGGATGAAGATGGCAAGCCGATGCACTCCTGGCGCGTGCTGATTCTGCCGTTCATGGAACAAGGGGCGGCGTACGACCGTTACGATTTTAGCCAGCCCTGGGACAGTCCGCAAAATTTGGAATTGGCCAAGATGCTCGAGCCCTACATGTACACCAGCTTCGCGTCGGATGATGATGTCGAGTCAGGCATGACACCGATCGTGGCGCTTGCCGGGCCCGACACGATGATCACGACGGAGAATGCCGCCGCCTTTCGGGATGTGACCAATGGCATTTCCAATACGATCTGCGTGGTCGAATTGCCAGGCCAGGAGGTCTATTGGAGCGAGCCGATCGATGTCGCGCCGGACGTCTTCCTAAAACAGGACTTCGACGATAACAATTACCAAGGCGTGAACGTCTTAATGGGGGACGCATCGGTGCGGTTTCTGCAGAATAGCGACAAGCCGGAAGTAGGCGACATGTTGTCGCGAACATCGGAATAG
- a CDS encoding trypsin-like peptidase domain-containing protein, protein MKAVTSLLLLLALSAPLAAADTVLYCFTADWCTYCHQMKPVIGRLQQAGFPVQVINRDQQPQMAQQMGVRGLPYFALVSNNQIVDTVEGATSFDRLAKMFHAAKPQMNLAQAAPQLNAATGIARGQSPQASMAMAQQNVQPAVFGQSMPQMMPQSAPQSGGDIHAQAMQASVKLKITDPDGHSYGSGTVVHTQENEALVLTCAHLFRDSKGQGPLEVITFQDSESGTTVPGKVLVFDLDRDVALVAIHTTSPITPMQIAAPSHAVQVGQQAFSVGCDNGGPRNLYQTRINSVNRYVGPENVQAAGAPSVGRSGGGLFSPDGQLIGVCNAADDEDDEGIYAAIPTIYTVLKQAKLAHLFQNQNAAPVQLASASQPMPTQTAETQRNNPQPMRSMSEVPPSNFPSNPAARSMPSMPSAATASRSNVDNMQGLSDVEREMLHYLRGQKDGAEVTVVLRSKDNPTAQPAVFTLPGNPSDEFVRQASQSNGRPGPVMRGQSR, encoded by the coding sequence ATGAAAGCGGTTACCTCGCTGTTACTATTGCTCGCGCTTTCGGCACCATTGGCCGCGGCCGACACGGTTCTCTACTGCTTCACTGCCGACTGGTGCACTTACTGCCACCAGATGAAGCCGGTCATCGGTCGTCTGCAACAAGCAGGCTTTCCGGTCCAAGTCATCAACCGAGATCAGCAACCGCAAATGGCTCAGCAGATGGGCGTTCGCGGACTGCCTTACTTTGCCCTCGTCTCGAACAATCAGATCGTCGACACCGTGGAAGGGGCCACGTCGTTCGATCGACTCGCCAAGATGTTCCACGCGGCGAAACCTCAGATGAACCTCGCCCAAGCGGCACCGCAGCTCAACGCAGCCACCGGAATCGCACGCGGCCAATCGCCACAGGCATCGATGGCCATGGCTCAACAAAACGTGCAGCCAGCCGTTTTTGGTCAGTCGATGCCGCAGATGATGCCACAGTCCGCTCCCCAAAGCGGAGGCGACATCCATGCTCAAGCGATGCAGGCCAGCGTGAAGCTGAAAATCACCGACCCCGACGGTCACTCGTACGGCAGCGGCACGGTTGTGCATACACAAGAGAACGAAGCGCTCGTGCTGACATGTGCTCACTTGTTCCGCGACTCCAAAGGGCAAGGACCACTGGAAGTGATTACGTTTCAGGATTCCGAATCAGGCACCACCGTTCCTGGCAAAGTGCTCGTCTTCGATCTTGATCGTGACGTTGCCCTCGTAGCAATTCACACAACGTCGCCGATTACTCCCATGCAGATCGCCGCCCCTAGTCACGCGGTTCAAGTCGGACAACAAGCCTTCAGCGTCGGCTGCGATAACGGCGGGCCTCGGAACCTTTATCAAACGCGAATCAACAGTGTGAACCGCTATGTCGGCCCGGAAAACGTTCAAGCGGCTGGGGCTCCTTCGGTTGGCCGAAGCGGTGGCGGACTATTCAGCCCTGACGGTCAATTGATTGGTGTTTGCAATGCCGCCGACGACGAAGACGACGAAGGCATCTACGCCGCGATCCCCACGATCTATACCGTGCTGAAGCAAGCGAAACTGGCTCACTTGTTCCAAAACCAAAACGCCGCCCCGGTTCAATTGGCTTCCGCTTCGCAGCCGATGCCAACGCAAACCGCAGAAACGCAGCGTAACAACCCACAGCCGATGCGATCGATGTCGGAAGTTCCTCCTAGCAACTTCCCCTCGAATCCGGCTGCCCGTTCGATGCCCAGCATGCCATCGGCAGCGACGGCAAGTCGTAGCAACGTCGACAACATGCAAGGGCTCAGCGACGTCGAGCGAGAAATGCTGCACTATTTGCGTGGCCAGAAGGATGGCGCCGAGGTTACCGTCGTGCTTCGCTCGAAGGATAATCCGACCGCTCAGCCGGCCGTATTCACGCTGCCAGGCAATCCTTCCGACGAATTCGTGCGACAAGCGTCGCAGTCCAACGGCCGACCTGGCCCCGTTATGCGAGGCCAAAGCCGCTAA